GCCCACAGGCCGTGCTTGGCGAAGCCTCTGAGGGTCAGTGAGCTGATGGTGACGCCATTGACGCGCTTTTTGTCCGTTCCGGTGACACAGATCCCGTCGCCGGCCTTGGCGCAGCTGCCGGATGCCTTGCCCGGCACGATGACGGTGGAGCGCGCACCGTAGCCGCGCAGCGTCAGGTTCGACACCGTGACGCGGACACTCTCGTGGTAGGTGCCGGGGGAGAGGACGACGGTGTCCCCCGGGTGTGCGGAATTCACGGCCTTCTGGATCGACCCGCCGGGTTTGACCCAGTGCACCGTCGGGTGCTCGGTCGACGGGGCGGCACCCAGCACCGACGCCGTGACGGCTGCGGTGCAGGCGAGGTAGGCCATCTGTCGTTTCGTCATAGGCCGAAGCTAAGAGCGGGAGTTCCGGCCCGCCACCGCTGATCACCCAGGTGGACCGCCGATGTCACCTGCCTGCGCGCGTAAGGGTGGGCCGTCGGAGGCAGCGGCGTCGGCGGACACGCGACCGCCCCGGCCGGAGAACCCGGCCGGGGCGGTGCGGTGGTGACGCGTGGGCGCCGACGGTGTGTCAGGCGAGGGTCGCGAGCGTCGCGTTCCAGGTGGCCGAGGGGCGCATGACGGTCGCGGCCTTGGCCGGGTCGGGCTGGTAGTAGCCGCCGATGTCGGCGGGCTTGCCCTGGACCGCGAGCAGCTCGTCGACGATCGTCCGCTCCTGCGCGGTCAGCGTCTCGGCGAGCGGGGCGAACGCCTTGGCGAGGTCCGCGTCGTCGGTCTGCTTGGCCAACTCCTGCGCCCAGTACAGGCCCAGGTAGAAGTGGCTGCCGCGGTTGTCGATGCCGCCGACGCGACGGGTCGGCGACTTGTCCTCGTTGAGGAAGGTCGCCGTCGCACGGTCGAGGGTGTCGGCGAGCACCTGGGCGCGCGCGTTGCCCGTGCTCTGCGCGAGGTGCTCGAAGCTGGCCGCGAGGGCGAAGAACTCGCCCAGGCTGTCCCAGCGCAGGTAGTTCTCCTTGACCAGCTGCTGGACGTGCTTCGGGGCGGAGCCGCCGGCACCCGTCTCGAAGAGGCCGCCCCCCGCCATCAGCGGAACGACGGAGAGCATCTTGGCGCTGGTGCCCAGCTCCAGGATCGGGAACAGGTCGGTCAGGTAGTCACGCAGGACGTTGCCGGTGACCGAGATGGTGTTCAGGCCCTTGCGGATGCGCTCCAGGGAGAACTTCGTCGCCTCGACCGGGGACAGAATCTTGATCTCCAGGCCCTCGGTGTCGTGCTCCGGCAGGTACGCGTTGACCTTCTCGATCAGCTGCGTGTCGTGGGCGCGGGTCTCGTCCAGCCAGAACACCGCCGGGTCGCCGGTGGCGCGGGCGCGGGTGACGGCCAGCTTCACCCAGTCCTTGATCGGGTCGTCCTTGGTCTGGCAGGCGCGGAAGATGTCGCCCGCGCCGACGGCCTGCTCCAGGACCACGTTGCCGGCCTGGTCGACGAGGCGGACCGTGCCGGTGGTGGGGATCTCGAAGGTCTTGTCGTGGCTGCCGTACTCCTCGGCCTTCTGGGCCATCAGACCGACGTTCGGCACCGAGCCCATGGTGGACGGGTCGAAGGCGCCGTGGGCGCGGCAGTCGTCGATGACGACCTGGTAGACGCCGGAGTAGCTGCTGTCCGGGAGGACGGCGAGGGTGTCGGCCTCCTGGCCGTCCGGGCCCCACATGTGGCCGGAGGTGCGGATCATCGCCGGCATGGAGGCGTCGACGATCACGTCGGAGGGGACGTGCAGGTTGGTGATGCCCTTGTCCGAGTCGACCATCGCGAGGGCCGGGCCCTCGGCGAGCTCGGCGTCGAAGGACGCCTTGATCTCGGCGCCCTCGGGCAGCGCCTCCAGGCCCTTGAAGATGCCGCCCAGACCGTCGTTCGGGGTCAGACCGGCAGCGGCGAAGGTCTCGCCGTACTTCGCGAACGTCTTGGGGAAGAAGGCGCGTACGACGTGGCCGAAGACGATCGGGTCGGAGACCTTCATCATCGTGGCCTTGAGGTGCACGGAGAACAGCACGTCCTCGGCCTTGGCACGGGCGATCTGCGCCGTGAGGAACTCGCGCAGCGGCGCGACGTGCATGACGGACGCGTCGACGACCTCGCCCGCGAGGACGGGTACCGACTCGCGCAGCACGGTGGTGGAGCCGTCGTCGCCCGCCAGCTCGATGCGGAGCGAGCCCGCCTCGGAGATCACCGTGGACTTCTCGGTGGAGCGGAAGTCGTCGGCGCCCATGGTGGCGACGTTGGTCTTGGACTCGGGGGTCCAGGCGCCCATGCGGTGCGGGTGGGTCTTGGCGTAGTTCTTGACCGACGCGGGGGCGCGGCGGTCGGAATTGCCCTCGCGCAGGACCGGGTTCACGGCGGAGCCCTTGACCTTGTCGTAACGGGCGCGGATGTCGCGCTCCTCGTCCGACTTCGGGTCGTCCGGGTAGGCCGGGAGCGCGTAGCCCTGCTCCTGGAGCTCGGCGACCGCGGCCTTCAGCTGCGGGATCGAGGCCGAGACGTTCGGCAGCTTGATGATGTTGGCCTCGGGCGTCTTGGCCAGGTCACCGAGCTCGGCGAGGGCGTCGGGAACGCGCTGCCCCTCCTCGAGGAACTCGGGGAAGAGCGCGAGGATGCGCCCGGCCAGCGAGATGTCACGGGTCTCCACAGTGACACCCGCCTGCGAGGCGTACGCCTGGACCACCGGCAGGAACGAATACGTCGCCAGGGCCGGGGCCTCGTCAGTGTGCGTGTAAATGATGGTCGAGTCAGTCACCGGGTGCTCCGCTCCACGTCTGCAACATTGCTCGACATCAAGATATCTCGTGAGCGACCCCGACTCGACAGGGGTCCGCCCGCCATCGCCGTGAACGGGAGGTGGCGCGCCGCAGGCACCCGCCCTCGACGCCCTCACGCTCCTGCGGGACGAACGCCCACGTGTACCGGCTCGTCCTTCCGAACGCCAGCGAACCATGAGATATCGCACGAGAGTGACGGCCCCCACGGCCCCGCCGGTCGGCGCCACCGCGATCCGCACATGGGCGAAAAGTCACGGGTCGCCCCGGCGCGCCCACCGCCGGAACACGCCGGGGTGACCGTCCGTGTCGAGTGCTCCGCCGAGTGTCACCGGGGCTCCTTCGCGAGCACCGAGGACCGCATCGCCATCGCCTCCGAGGCGTCGGGGGCGCGACCGGCCCGGCCTCCCGGGCTCTACCTCCCCGACGTGGCCTCGCGCTGGTGCGGTATGCCCGCCTCGAGCAGCTCCGCCCCGCCCGGCTGCAGCGCCACCGTCCGCGCGGGCGCCGGAATCCGGATGCCCTCCTGCCGGTACCGCTTGTGCAGGCGCTTGATGAACTCGTGCTTGATCCGGTACTGGTCGCTGAACTCCCCGACGCCGAGGATGACGCTGAAGCTGATGCGGGAGTCGCCGAAGGTGTGGAAGCGGACGGCGGGCTCGTGGTCCGGGACGGCGCCGGTGATCTCGGTCATCGTCTCGGTGACGACCTCGGTGGTCACGCGTTCGACATGCTCCAGGTCGCTGTCGTAGCCGACGCCGACCTGGACGATGAGGGTCATCTGCTGCTCGGGGCGGTTGAAGTTGGTCATGTTGGTGCCCGCGAGCTGGGCGTTGGGGATGATGACCAGGTTGTTGGAGAGCTGACGGACCGTCGTGTTGCGCCAGTTGATGTCGACGACGTAGCCCTCCTCGCCGCTGCTGAGCCGTATGTAGTCGCCGGGCTGGACCGTCTTCGAGGCGAGGATGTGGACGCCCGCGAAGAGGTTGGCGAGGGTGTCCTGCAGGGCGAGCGCCACCGCGAGACCGCCCACACCCAGGGCCGTGAGCAGCGGGGCTATGGAGATGCCCAGCGTCTGCAGCATGACGAGGAAGCCCATCGCCAGCACCACGACCCGGGTGATGTTGACGAAGATGGTGGCCGAACCCGCGACACCCGAGCGGGACTGGGCCAGCGACCTGACGAGACCGGTGATGACCCGGGCCGCGGTCAGGGTCGCGACGAAGATGAGGACGACGGTCAGGACCTTGTTGACGTTGCGTCCGACCGGAGCCGTCAGCGGAAGCACCGCGCCCGCCGCCGAGACACCCGCGGCGATCGCTCCCCAGGGGACGAGCGTACGCAGCGCGTCGACGATGAAGTCGTCACCGCTCCACCGGGTGCGCGAGGCGTGCTTGCCGAGCCAGCGCAGCAGTATGCGCAGCAGGAACGCGGCCAGCAGTCCCGCCACCACGGGTATCCCGGCCATCAACAGGTCGTCCAGTGTGAGGGAGTGTTTCACCGGCCGCCTCCCGTGCGACGGAGGGGAAGGCCCGTGGGCCGGATGTGCTGTGTCGTCACTTGCCACCTGCTCGAATCCGGGAATGCACGATCACGCCCGGACGCGTGTTCGCCGTCCGGGGCGACCTCTCATCCTGCCGTACTCACGGGTACGTCCGTTACCGGGCCCACATGCTTCCGGCACACCTGCCGACCACGCCTGCCGATGTCCCTGCCGACCACTCCTGTCGGTCCGTCACCAGGGTCTCGGCCGGGGCCGATCCGGTCGAGACCGACCCGACCGGGCCGAGGAGCGCGACACGGCACCGGCCCCGGCCCGCTACCGCGCCGTGAACGAGCCGTGCCGCCCGGCTCCCGACGCGAAGCGGGCGGCGCCCTCCATGCCCTCGGCCAACACGTCCATGCCGTAACGGAGTTCGACGCGCATGGCCGCCTCCTCGACCAGGCCCTCCTGGTCGAGGACCGACGCGCGGTCGCTGCGCAGGCAGGACTGGGGGAAGTCGGCGATGGCCGCGGCGAGTTCCTCGGCCTCGGCCCGGGCGCGGCCGGTCGGGACGAGCCGGTTGGCGAGGCCCATCTCGTACGCCTCGGCGGCCGGGACCGCGCGGCCGGTGAGGATCATGTCCATCGCACGGCTTGCGCCGATGAGGCGGGGGAGCCGTACGGTGCCGCCGTCGATGAGCGGGACGCCCCAACGGCGGCAGAAGACGCCGAAGACGGCGTCCTGCTCGGCGACCCGCAGATCGCACCAGAGTGCCAGTTCCAGGCCGCCCGCCACGGCATGCCCGGCGACCGCCGCGATGACCGGCTTGGACAGCCGCAGCCGGGTGGGACCCATCGGCCCGTCACCGTCCTCCGCGACCCTGTTGCCGTACTCGGTGCCGATCGCCTTGAGGTCCGCGCCGGCGCAGAACGTGCCGCCCTCGCCCCAGAGCACCGCCACCCGGGCCGTCTCGTCCGCCTCGAACTCCCGAAAGGCGTCGGCGAGTTCGGCGGCGGTCGGCCCGTCCACGGCGTTGCGGGCGGCGGGGCGGGAGAGGATGACCGTGGTGACGTACCCCTGGCGTTCGATCCGGACCGACATCGTGCTGTCCCCTTCTCCCGGCCAAGTACGCCTTCTCCTGAGCGGCGTACGGGGAGGTTACTCCGGAGCTTCCGGTGGCGCAGAGCCGTGCCGCTCAGATCACCTTCAGACGGACCAGCGCCCCCAGC
This portion of the Streptomyces mirabilis genome encodes:
- a CDS encoding crotonase/enoyl-CoA hydratase family protein — encoded protein: MSVRIERQGYVTTVILSRPAARNAVDGPTAAELADAFREFEADETARVAVLWGEGGTFCAGADLKAIGTEYGNRVAEDGDGPMGPTRLRLSKPVIAAVAGHAVAGGLELALWCDLRVAEQDAVFGVFCRRWGVPLIDGGTVRLPRLIGASRAMDMILTGRAVPAAEAYEMGLANRLVPTGRARAEAEELAAAIADFPQSCLRSDRASVLDQEGLVEEAAMRVELRYGMDVLAEGMEGAARFASGAGRHGSFTAR
- a CDS encoding mechanosensitive ion channel family protein, with protein sequence MKHSLTLDDLLMAGIPVVAGLLAAFLLRILLRWLGKHASRTRWSGDDFIVDALRTLVPWGAIAAGVSAAGAVLPLTAPVGRNVNKVLTVVLIFVATLTAARVITGLVRSLAQSRSGVAGSATIFVNITRVVVLAMGFLVMLQTLGISIAPLLTALGVGGLAVALALQDTLANLFAGVHILASKTVQPGDYIRLSSGEEGYVVDINWRNTTVRQLSNNLVIIPNAQLAGTNMTNFNRPEQQMTLIVQVGVGYDSDLEHVERVTTEVVTETMTEITGAVPDHEPAVRFHTFGDSRISFSVILGVGEFSDQYRIKHEFIKRLHKRYRQEGIRIPAPARTVALQPGGAELLEAGIPHQREATSGR
- a CDS encoding NADP-dependent isocitrate dehydrogenase, with amino-acid sequence MTDSTIIYTHTDEAPALATYSFLPVVQAYASQAGVTVETRDISLAGRILALFPEFLEEGQRVPDALAELGDLAKTPEANIIKLPNVSASIPQLKAAVAELQEQGYALPAYPDDPKSDEERDIRARYDKVKGSAVNPVLREGNSDRRAPASVKNYAKTHPHRMGAWTPESKTNVATMGADDFRSTEKSTVISEAGSLRIELAGDDGSTTVLRESVPVLAGEVVDASVMHVAPLREFLTAQIARAKAEDVLFSVHLKATMMKVSDPIVFGHVVRAFFPKTFAKYGETFAAAGLTPNDGLGGIFKGLEALPEGAEIKASFDAELAEGPALAMVDSDKGITNLHVPSDVIVDASMPAMIRTSGHMWGPDGQEADTLAVLPDSSYSGVYQVVIDDCRAHGAFDPSTMGSVPNVGLMAQKAEEYGSHDKTFEIPTTGTVRLVDQAGNVVLEQAVGAGDIFRACQTKDDPIKDWVKLAVTRARATGDPAVFWLDETRAHDTQLIEKVNAYLPEHDTEGLEIKILSPVEATKFSLERIRKGLNTISVTGNVLRDYLTDLFPILELGTSAKMLSVVPLMAGGGLFETGAGGSAPKHVQQLVKENYLRWDSLGEFFALAASFEHLAQSTGNARAQVLADTLDRATATFLNEDKSPTRRVGGIDNRGSHFYLGLYWAQELAKQTDDADLAKAFAPLAETLTAQERTIVDELLAVQGKPADIGGYYQPDPAKAATVMRPSATWNATLATLA